In the Desulfosporosinus acidiphilus SJ4 genome, ATTAGCTAAGGAAGAGAGTTCAATGGATTTCAGCTGACTGATAGGATTCTGTGAGGAGACAATTACAAAAAGAGGGTCTTTGGAAATAGAAATTGAGTCATAGTAGTGATGATCAGGCACTATGCAGACGACCCCAGCATCTAGAGTTCCGTCCTTGATGGCAAGAGCTACTTTTTTCGAGCCATATTCAGATAGATTAATTGCAATATGTGGATATTTCCTTTTAAATTCCCCCAATAATTCGGCAAATATGGTGGAGCTTGTTATGGGCAGTAAGCCTATGGAAATCTTGCCTTTCTCCATCTTAATTTTATTTTCAAAATCGGTGGTCAAATGATGAAACATAACAGTAACCTGTTGTGCCTGCTCAAAAAAGATAACTCCGGTATCCGTTAATTGGACATATTTTGAGTTCCGATTAAATAGAGGCGTTCCAAGCTCCGTTTCTAAATCTTTGATCATTTTGCTAATGGCCGATTGCGATACATGGCAAATAAGCGCGGCTTTGCTAAAGCTTTTTTGACGAGCAACTTCGATAAAATATTCTAAATGGCGAATATCCATCTCAAACACCTCAATTACATTTATTATCAATGAAATTCATAGTAAATATTTTTATTATACATTTTGATTATAAAACATAGATTTAATAATACAAGAACCCCAGCCAATTAAAGTTAATCCTAATTATATTAAAAATTAGAGGAATTCAGATAAATCAGACGAATTAATATTAAGAGAATTGAGACGGAAGGTGAAACGATGCGGTTTCGTGCACACATAATATTTTCAATTTTCTTGCTTGTCGTTACACCGATTGCTGTTACTGGCTTTGTGACAATGGAAGCTGCAAATAACGCCTTCGAATCTCAGGCTCTGCAAACTGGGCATCCTCTTAGTCCTAATCGAATGGAAATTTCTCGGTTGAGAGAAAACATAATTTGCTTATTTATTATTGGTACTGTTGTTAGTCTTTCAGGAGCAGGTATTTTTGCCAGTGAATTCTCAGGCCTTTGCCAGACCGTCTGCAAGTCATTTTGAATATACGAATCTCAATGAAGTCATTGAAGAGACTTTGTTATATTATTTGATCCGTTTTATACAACGTGTGAAAATGGCACGGGTCTAGGCTTGGCTATTACCCATCAATTAATGGAACTGCATCATGGAAAAATTGAAGTACGGAGCGTAATAAATGTAGGAACAGAATTTAAACTTATTATTCCAAGGAAGCAAGGGGGCATCCTTGATGGTTAAACCAAAGGGAAGTATTTTAGTCGCTGATGATGAAGAACATGTCCGCAATTTACTTCAGCGAGTGTTAAGTAAGATGGATTATAAAGTTGAAACAGCTTGTAATGGAGTGGAAGTTCTAGCGCAAATAAAGAGCCATCCTTTTGATCTTTTGATCATGGATATTCGTATGCCCAAAAAGGATGGTATGGAGACGTTTAAAATATTGAGACTTGACTTCCCAAATTTGCCAATAATTATGATGACAGCCTTTAGTACTGTTGAAACAACCCTTGAGACGATGCGTCTTGGTGCCTTTGATTATTTAACAAAGCCCTTTGACATTTCTGAAGTTAAAATGTCTGTTGAGAAAGTCTTCTCTTCATTTTTTGAAAAAAACGAGCTTTCATCCATGGATGAGAAAACGGCCAATCCGCCTGTTAAAGCCTTTATAGGTTCCAGTCCTTTGATGCAGGAAGTATTTAAAACAATTGGCAGAGTCAGTGCCAGCGATTCTTCCGTTTTAATCCAGGGAGAGAGCGGCACAGGGAAGGAATTAGTAGCCCGCACCATCCATCAATACAGCAATCGTAAAAATAAACCCTTTATTACGATCAATTGCGGTGCTATCCCGGAAGGGATTCTGGAAAGCGAATTTTTTGGGCATGAAAAGGGAGCCTTTACTGGAGCCTATCAGCAAAAAATTGGGAAATTTGAAAATGCCCATGGAGGAACAATTTTTCTCGACGAAATTGGAGAAATGAGTTCTTCACTACAGGTTAAGCTTCTCAGGGTTTTGCAGGAGAGAGAATTTGAACGAGTCGGCGGTAATGAAAAAATCGTGGTTGACGTCCGGATTATCGCTGCTACAAATAAAAATTTACGTCAAAGTATCTTAGAAAAGACATTCCGCCCGGACTTATTCTATCGCTTAAATGTGGTGTCTGTACTAATTCCTCCCTTACGTGAAAGAAAAGAGGATATTCCGCTTCTGGCAGCACATTTCCGTGATAAATTTTGCTGGAAATTAGGCTTGAAGCCTAAAGTTATTTCCAGGGAAGCCTTAAACGCTCTGCAATCTTATAATTGGCCGGGAAATGTACGTGAATTAGAAAATATAATGGAACATGCCATTGTTATGAGCAGTGGGCAGGTTATTTTGCTTGAGGACTTACCTCTGGATTTGTTTAATGAGCATAAGACTTTATTTCCAGAAGCAGCGGCTAAACCCAAAACCTTGCGTACCTTGATTAAAGCTTTAGAAAAAGAGGCTATCGTCTTGACCTTACAGAAAACTGGAGGAAATAAGCTCAAAACTGCCAAGTTGCTGGATATTAGCAGGAGAGCACTGCAATATAAGATTGATGAATATGGATTAGAGAATCGAGTGGATAGCAATGAGGAATAATAATGAGCCTCAAGGATTATTGCTGCAACAGAGGAAGGGGTATTGGTTTATAGCTGGGATTACACGTCAGCAGGTGCTTGTTCAACAATGGCATCTTTTCGGGATTTCCAATATATTTGGCTGAACTCTATCCTACAAGACTTCGAGCAACGGGACAAGTTTTTTGCTTTAATTTCGGCAGAATTTTAGCAGCTTCAGGCCCTCTTTTGACTGGCTTTTTAGTTGATTCTTTTGGTTCCTATGCTAAAGCGGTCGCTGCAGTATCATCAATTTATGTGGTAGGGATAATCACACTTATCTGGGCTAAAGAGACCAAGGGTAAACCCTTGCCTGATTAAAATTAACACACTCGGCGGGCTCCTACGTAGGCGGATTTCCAATAGGGTCCTAAGGTATAGATGGTTACGCCTTTAGAACTGGCAGCATTGAGGAATTGGTTATTTCCTATATAGATTCCTTCGTGGTCCACGATGCCGTCATGAGCAAGGGAGAAGAAAACAAGATCTCCTGGTTCGAGCTGACTGTAGGCCACAGGACTTCCGGCATGATATTGGTCACGGGAAACTCGTGGCAAGCTAATACCATGCTGGGCAAAAACATACTGAACATAGCCGGAACAGTCGAATCCGGAAGGGCTTGTCCCGCCGTAGACATATTTTACCCCGATATAATTTTTACCCGTGGCAATAATGGCACTAGCTAGTGAGCTAGTGGCTGTTGTACCGGAGCTTTTCCTAG is a window encoding:
- a CDS encoding ATP-binding protein — encoded protein: MLFDPFYTTCENGTGLGLAITHQLMELHHGKIEVRSVINVGTEFKLIIPRKQGGILDG
- a CDS encoding C40 family peptidase; the protein is MVQNKYRFERAIVMKRILSSKFLVPVISSILLISFITIAPTPISKDQVVEAYIAPQLAPKITSQESLEKANPTSIPTPQTPEKNPNMSSESGSNSSSVPTSSKPASVPPQPSRSSNFVTTGSAPRKSSGTTATSSLASAIIATGKNYIGVKYVYGGTSPSGFDCSGYVQYVFAQHGISLPRVSRDQYHAGSPVAYSQLEPGDLVFFSLAHDGIVDHEGIYIGNNQFLNAASSKGVTIYTLGPYWKSAYVGARRVC
- a CDS encoding sigma-54-dependent transcriptional regulator, which encodes MVKPKGSILVADDEEHVRNLLQRVLSKMDYKVETACNGVEVLAQIKSHPFDLLIMDIRMPKKDGMETFKILRLDFPNLPIIMMTAFSTVETTLETMRLGAFDYLTKPFDISEVKMSVEKVFSSFFEKNELSSMDEKTANPPVKAFIGSSPLMQEVFKTIGRVSASDSSVLIQGESGTGKELVARTIHQYSNRKNKPFITINCGAIPEGILESEFFGHEKGAFTGAYQQKIGKFENAHGGTIFLDEIGEMSSSLQVKLLRVLQEREFERVGGNEKIVVDVRIIAATNKNLRQSILEKTFRPDLFYRLNVVSVLIPPLRERKEDIPLLAAHFRDKFCWKLGLKPKVISREALNALQSYNWPGNVRELENIMEHAIVMSSGQVILLEDLPLDLFNEHKTLFPEAAAKPKTLRTLIKALEKEAIVLTLQKTGGNKLKTAKLLDISRRALQYKIDEYGLENRVDSNEE
- a CDS encoding LysR family transcriptional regulator, giving the protein MDIRHLEYFIEVARQKSFSKAALICHVSQSAISKMIKDLETELGTPLFNRNSKYVQLTDTGVIFFEQAQQVTVMFHHLTTDFENKIKMEKGKISIGLLPITSSTIFAELLGEFKRKYPHIAINLSEYGSKKVALAIKDGTLDAGVVCIVPDHHYYDSISISKDPLFVIVSSQNPISQLKSIELSSLANESFVLYSQDFSLHDEIIGQCRNVGFSPNVIFETSQLQLMTQMVAANLGIAFLPSAVCSELDPSRIVSVPLTEPQIIHTMSIIWKRGRSLSHAANLWLEFAKEFFNSNEHPFANIVTT